A genome region from Geobacter pickeringii includes the following:
- the rpsF gene encoding 30S ribosomal protein S6, whose translation MVRKYETIIIVQPDLGDEELKGFSAKVTDIIATMKGDLHRLEDWGVRKLAYPLKKSQRGRYYYVRFDADAALIAELERRLRLDDKVLRYQSVKLEKEPAAPAPKAVVAEEAPAAEAVPASE comes from the coding sequence ATGGTAAGGAAGTACGAGACGATCATCATCGTCCAGCCAGACCTCGGCGACGAAGAGCTCAAAGGGTTCTCCGCCAAGGTAACGGACATCATCGCCACAATGAAAGGCGATCTCCACCGGCTGGAGGACTGGGGGGTGCGCAAGCTTGCCTACCCGCTGAAGAAGAGCCAGCGGGGCCGCTACTACTATGTCCGCTTCGACGCGGATGCAGCCCTCATCGCCGAGCTTGAGCGCCGGCTGCGCCTCGACGACAAGGTTCTGCGGTACCAGAGCGTCAAGCTCGAGAAAGAGCCCGCCGCTCCCGCCCCGAAGGCCGTTGTCGCAGAAGAGGCTCCGGCTGCTGAAGCCGTTCCCGCCAGCGAATAA
- the rpsR gene encoding 30S ribosomal protein S18: MSEERTERPERSERPQQRSNGPRKRRPFQRRKVCRFCADKNITIDYKDPRVLRSFITERGKIIPRRISGNCSKHQREITEAIKRARNIALIPIASAHVMA; this comes from the coding sequence ATGAGCGAAGAGAGAACTGAAAGACCCGAAAGAAGTGAACGTCCTCAGCAGAGAAGCAACGGTCCGCGCAAGCGGCGGCCGTTTCAGCGCCGGAAGGTATGCCGCTTCTGTGCGGACAAGAACATCACCATCGACTACAAGGACCCCCGGGTCCTCCGCTCGTTCATTACCGAGCGGGGCAAAATCATCCCCCGCCGGATCTCGGGCAACTGCTCGAAGCATCAGCGGGAGATCACCGAGGCGATCAAGCGGGCGCGCAACATTGCCCTGATTCCGATCGCTTCCGCCCACGTCATGGCGTAG